A portion of the Longimicrobium sp. genome contains these proteins:
- a CDS encoding potassium channel family protein: MKIPRNSWTLLFPTYAYSIYRYELAKHSGGADAKARRIIQHNYGYFAVSLTLLALVALFELQHSLEEPSMLTRWFLISFIWIYPVSRIVEIFSAFVRDALDKFEPGEPRSSLGFRKRIELAFFSYMEVINDFALIYLLLPRCMFRNCYEFANVVEAVYYSGVTIATIGYGDISPKHWFPQLLTLFEVFCGPVLLLVAFTVYTSEGLAQAQRSRNRDEA; the protein is encoded by the coding sequence ATGAAAATCCCACGAAATTCCTGGACCCTTCTGTTCCCGACGTACGCCTATTCGATCTATCGCTACGAGTTGGCGAAGCATTCCGGAGGAGCTGACGCAAAAGCGAGACGAATCATCCAGCACAATTACGGATACTTCGCCGTCTCTCTGACTCTGCTCGCTCTCGTGGCATTGTTCGAGCTGCAGCATTCGCTCGAAGAGCCATCGATGCTGACCCGGTGGTTTCTGATCTCTTTTATCTGGATTTATCCGGTTTCTCGAATCGTGGAGATCTTCTCGGCTTTCGTCCGCGACGCGCTCGACAAATTCGAGCCTGGCGAGCCCAGGAGTTCCCTCGGTTTCAGGAAGCGCATCGAGCTGGCATTCTTCAGCTACATGGAAGTGATCAACGACTTCGCGCTGATCTACCTTCTTCTTCCCAGATGCATGTTCAGGAATTGCTACGAATTCGCGAACGTGGTCGAGGCCGTCTACTACAGCGGTGTCACGATCGCAACGATCGGATACGGCGACATCTCGCCCAAGCACTGGTTCCCACAGCTCCTCACTTTGTTCGAGGTATTTTGCGGCCCGGTTCTGTTGCTTGTAGCTTTCACGGTATATACGAGTGAAGGGTTGGCCCAGGCACAGCGAAGTCGAAACCGCGACGAGGCATGA